One Gossypium hirsutum isolate 1008001.06 chromosome A08, Gossypium_hirsutum_v2.1, whole genome shotgun sequence genomic window, ACTTGATTGCTGCGGAGCTGCCCTACTAGAGCTGCTTGTGGACTTAGAAGCTGAAATGCCTATACCACATAGAAAAGCATTGGTCATGTCATTACAGAAGGATGGGACATATCACCTTTACATATGCAACAATCATAAATTTCTTGAGGTTTTGGAGCTAATTCCTAGACTAGTCGTGCATGAACAGTAACTCCGATATATATTCTATGGTGCAGAACAGAATGAAGTAACAAGAAAGAAATAATAGCAACAGAAAATTAGAGCATACAAATCCAAAAAGATCCTATCCAATACCGTGGTCAAGGAGAGAAAAGATACTAACCGCTTTGAGGAGTTTGTTCTTCCTTATTCTCTAAAAGAGCTTTTTCCTCTTCGGCAAGGCGGTATGCATAGTATTTGTAATCAGAACAACTCTCATCGAAAAGGAATCTGGATACAGTAAAAAATCAAATACACAGAACACAGAAAACAAAAAGGAGCCAAAAAATCAATGCACTCGTGGAACAGAACTAAAAAGACTAATGCCAAGTAAACATACTTGAAAGGTGTGTCGCCAGGGTTTTTTGACGAGTAATATGTTCAAACTGCCTTCCATTTTTGGCAACAAAACTAGCAAGTTTGTCGGCAACTTTCTTCACAGTGAGATCGCTTGGGGAAGTTGGTGCTGCATATCACTTATAAAACTGATTAATACCAAGAGCATGAAGAAGAGAATGCAAATTACTCTTGTAGCAGGCGTGCCACATATTCCAAATCTTTCATTGAACATCTCTTTCCACCAATGTTGATTGGTAATTAAGATATAAGCTGCATTCATGAGACAAGAAATATTCAAGAATGTTTTGCCCTCTTCATCCACCACTTTAAGATCAGAGAAGATGGCCAGATGACTTCATAAATCACAGCAGTTTATGAAGGGGACTATTTTAACCTAGACAACTataaaaaatttctttatgaTAAGAGAAAGGAGGAATTTTTGTCTAGACCTCTATTTAAGTCGGTAAGAATTTAACCGCAGGCGCAATAAACTAGTAATTCAAACATTCGTAAACCATAAACTCATTCTAGTTGGAAATGTATCTGACATGCAACCTAAGCATGTAAATTCCTTGAGGACCACCAGTCACCAACAGCAACACAACAATATTAAAAAAGCAGTAATTACCAACATCCACTTGTTTCGAAGCTTGTTCAGAGGAATCTGATCGACCCAATTTTTGCTTTTTAACTGGTTTGTCATCTAACCTCCCTGCATCTTGGTCCTCTTCATCCTCATCTGCATCCAACTTAACAGGAGGTGCCACAAGCTTTGATTTCTGTTTCAAGCTGAAAGCAAGTTTGCCCCCTGAAGGAAGTTGGGCGGTCTTGCGTACATCGTTGGGCTTAAAAGCAATGGAAGGCTTGGGAGCTGGTGACCCTTTTACAACTTTGGGGGGTTTAGATTCCTCCAAAGCCGCAGCCTTGTCTTTGTCATCCTTCTGTTGTTGAAGCTGTTTAAACCTCTCCATGAAGGAACCATCATTAACAAAAAGGCTAGATGGCACTCCTTTCTCCATTGGCAAAAAGAGCCAACAACACTTAAAAACGCTATTGACAGGAAGTTGCTGCTGGACAAGTAAAGCTTCCAAGATATTTAGATGTTGCAGAGGGTCTTAAGGTATGACCATTATAACAACACATAGTATTTACTATAACACACAAAGAAAGCACCAAAATAAGCTCAACAATTAAAAAGCATGACAAAACGATAAAATCACAGTTGCAAAAGCAGAATCCATGTCTTCTTTTCAATAACCCACACAAAATAAACACCAGATCAAAATACGTATGTTCCTATATTCCCAATACCCGATGACAACCATCAGCTGATCAATTGGATTCTCCTAAAACTTTATTTAGGGTTCTTTGACCTAATCGATAAAatcaataatttcttttataacaataaaacaataacaCAATAGATTCAGATCTATGAAGAACGGGTAGCATCAGATCCGTCGAACGCAAATCGAACGGCTACCGCCGATTCcgtataaaaacaattaaaatagttttcaaaaattccagataaaaaagaaaaggaaagggatGATACCGGCGGAGGAATCGGAGAAAAAGCAAGGAGAGACCGGGGACTGACCTGAAGACGGAGAAGATACTGTCGGTTTCTAGGTTCGATCTGAGCCTTCCAATCGGAAAATAATGGAgggtttttttcccttttttttctcctttttacaatttttgtttatttatatatttatattcgaTGAAAGAGAATGAGGTGAAGGTCGAGTCGGTCaggttgagagaaaaaaaaaagaatattatttatttatttagggtaaattatattagtagtcactcaactatgatatttttctttttcagttactgaatttaaaaaagttacaaaatgatcactcaattattcaattttttcttttttggtaacCCAAAATCTTAGATTTTGGGCCTTTTCATTTTTATGTTAATCAGCTGTGACCAAAAAGgtaaaatttaaatagttaaatggtcattttataacttttcataattaaatgaccaaaaaatttactaatagttaaataattattttataattcttcatagataggtgacaagaaaatgaaaaagaccATAGTTGAATGACCTTTATTGTAAATTACGCATTtacttttttgtttgtttttcttcaACACATCATATCATCACAaaaattaatatacaaataaGAATTATTATTGGCCGTCTCAAAAGGGTAAATAAGGGGTAtatgcctctttttttttttcttttttttttctgttttaggTGGATTTTTTTTTTCGAGAATGTGTGTAAAAGTGCACCAGGGAACGCGCTTTCTATCGAtagtcattttttaaaaatttaataacaataaaatttttaaagtgtcCCAacgataatttttttcttataaataccgtgtcattttttattcttttcacttaaattcaactcttttaattctttttaagcccttaactcttttaattttctcaagttttgttctaaattttttgatacacttatttaaaaatactataattttatttaattatttcgtatattatttgtttctattaaattttcatgaataacAACTTCTCTGATTTGTTTTGACGATAAGCACATTTTTGCTGCTCAAGCGATAATGGTAgacgaaattttaaatttttttattttcaattaagttaaatttaaaagtttttttgtttttaaaattaattttttttgtcgaTATAAATAGACATATGATCATGTTTTTGAGAGGTTCATGCATAACTTGTCAATAAGtccaaatattgaaattcatGGTTATTTTCAAGACACAGGGTTCTTGCATGCGTCTCATATGCTCGGGGGCTACAAACTCAACCCTATATTCATCAGCGTGATGGTGAAAAGTTGGAGGCCCGAGACACACACTTTCCATCTTCTATGCGAAGAGTGTACAATCAAGCTCAATAGCGTAGCTTTACAACTTGGTTTACCAGTGGATGAGTCAATCGTTACGGGACCGGCAGTCGTTCTTGATAAAGAGAACCTTTACGAGGTATTATTGGGAAGGTGTCGAATAAGATTTACTGTGGTTAAATAGATATGAAGTGGTTGGAAACCAATTTTAAATATCTTCCTAATGACGCGCTCGATGTCGTCAAAGAACAATATGCTCGAGCATTAATCCTAAGGTTAATTGGGGGCATCAtaatgcccgataaatcttggaaaCTAATACACATAAGGTGACTACTACACCTAGTCAACTTAAAAGAAATCAGACGAATGAGTTAGGGATCAGTCGTGCTGGCCACATTGTACCGAGAGTTGTGTCAAGCGACAAAACTGGATAAGATGTCAATCGGTGGTTGCTTGGTCCTGCTGCAGTCATGGGCCTAGTGGCGACTACCATTTTTACGTCCCCAAGTGAACGACTCATATATATTCTCATTGGTGACAATGTAAAAATCATTTCTTAATAATATGTAGTTTGtatagtaaatgttgtttatttgttgtaatgtttgaattaacatatcgCTTGTATAGGTGGAACCATGGGTTGAGTTACGCAGGACTGGCCGAGCAACTCGAAGATATCCTACTATTGTTAGATCAATGCTCAGAAGCCGATGTTACTAACTTATTTTTTCAAACccataataattatataatgatTCGTAAAATAAAATTTCGTACATAACAGAATTTACAATTATGCACTTTAGTTTAAATGGATGTCATACACCGACCCGTATATCATAGAATGTGTTCTGCTGTAATTTTTATCCAATCAGAGTATATGATACTCGAAGATGCCGTTGATAGTGTACATGAAGGTAGAAATGCATGAATCAGATCGAGTGATAGTGCCGTtaatggtgtaatggtaagctaACGTGGtacgttaaattatcatttcaaacaaaaattttaggttaaatacAATTAGTCTCTATATAGTTTTTcgttttgagaaatttaatttttttcttttatgttcttttaactttcattttttttcattattttctgcttttccttttgttttcctccctttaattatttatgtCAGCAACTGGTAATGATTGGTTAGATGGGAAAAAAATGAACAATGATATAAAGCAACTTAAGATAACATACTTAGGTGCATGATAGTCGAAGGTTCCCAAAACAAAAGTTGAATGAAGACGAGCAGCCATGTCGGGAGCCTGGTTTGAAAGGTTAAAATCTGCATTATTTGCTTTGAAGTattcaaaaagaaatacattGCTAGATCTGATATCTCTGTGGATAATTAAAGTTTGAGCCTTCTCGTGCAAATATTCCAAACCCCTTTCCGCATCACCCACAATTCTTACCCTTTGCATCCAGTCGAGAACTAGACCCGATTATACCCCTTGAATTCCCTTTCTTCCTGTGATTCACGAAAGCAAGAAACAAAAAATGGCAAACTAAAATAGCTTAACCTATATGCATGGatgttttaacaaatggaaaaataTAGAAAAGTTACGTTAACATAAATGG contains:
- the LOC107926266 gene encoding LOW QUALITY PROTEIN: SURP and G-patch domain-containing protein 1-like protein (The sequence of the model RefSeq protein was modified relative to this genomic sequence to represent the inferred CDS: inserted 1 base in 1 codon) → MEKGVPSSLFVNDGSFMERFKQLQQQKDDKDKAAALEESKPPKVVKGSPAPKPSIAFKPNDVRKTAQLPSGGKLAFSLKQKSKLVAPPVKLDADEDEEDQDAGRLDDKPVKKQKLGRSDSSEQASKQVDVAPTSPSDLTVKKVADKLASFVAKNGRQFEHITRXKNPGDTPFKFLFDESCSDYKYYAYRLAEEEKALLENKEEQTPQSGISASKSTSSSSRAAPQQSSYQIPASALYENEEPRSSGTSAGRAGSSSAPSGADPIAMMEFYMKKAAQEEKMRTPKQSKDEMPPPPSLQAGPVKKGHHMGDYIPQEELEKFMAACNDAAAQKAAKETAQKAKIQSDNVGHKLLSKMGWKEGDGLGSSRKGIADPIMAGDVKMNNLGVGAHNPGEVTPDDDIYEQYKKRMMLGYRYRPNPLNNPRKAYY